From the Corvus cornix cornix isolate S_Up_H32 chromosome 1A, ASM73873v5, whole genome shotgun sequence genome, the window CATTAGATTTAAAAGTCAGGTCCTCTCTTAAAAGCCAAAATACAAACCTCTGACCTTAGATGAAAATAAGATTAGACTTAAATCTCTGCTGACACAGatatgttttttctctctctgagaATCTAACTTTCAGGCCAGCAACCACTGCAGTCCTATAGATGCAACATGCAATCTGTTCACCTGCCCTATCCACTGGAAGGCAAGTTAGAGAAATGGTTGCTTTTCTATGTTGCAGCAGATGGGAGGGCAGAAACATTAAGGAAATGGAGGACAGCCTCTGTtaggaagcagagaagaaacCTTTGGAGATCCTTTCACAAAGACTTGATAAGAGGAACACTGGCTTATCagtagcatttctttttcttaaaggtGTCTATTTACTCTGTTCgataaaaagcagagaagttaATTTGTAAAggagaacatttttatttctgcttggCCTTTCgataaaaagcagagaagttaATTTGTAAAggagaacatttttatttctgcttggCCTTTCAAACTggttatttttgaaaacatcACAAAATTAAACTCACGCTTCCACTCATCTAGTGGAAGATCCATATTATCAAATGTGTCGTCATATTTCTCAGCTTCAATTTCTTCCTCAGGATCATGAATTGGTTCAAAGTAAGGATGCATCAAAGCCTCAGCTGCCGTGACTCGCTTCTCTGCATCCAGCACCAGCATCTTCTCCAAAAGGTTTAGAGCTATTGCACAGAAAACCAACAGTGTATTCAAATCACACACCTGATTTCACTTGTACACAGTAATATTGCCCTGGAgctatttcaaataaatacatggaGTTATAAAGCAGAATCATTGGGTGTCCAGTGATAGCCAGTGTGGGCCCCTTTGCATGACAGTGTTGTGAGCAAGCTGGGATGTGTACAAAGCCTGATGCAATGCAGAGGTGTTCTGTTGCTTCTGTATGCAATACAGAAAACATCTCAGCTAATGACTTCCCAGCTTCTGGCTACAGGACCGCTGTGCTTGGGGTTTTCCCAGGTGTCGTCAATCACTGCCACTCACTGTGGTCCTAAGGTCCATCACCCCCTGACGGCAGCTGAATGAACAGGTAAACAGTGAACGAGAACTGCGCTCTGTGTCACCGAATCCAAACCAAGTACACTCTGAAGTTCACGAAGACAAGTTAGTTGTCCATGCTCAGAATCTGAGCTGATTTTATCTGCTACATGGTTTTAACCTCAGCCAAAACAATCCATTAAAATGTCATGTGTTTCCCTCCTGTGGATTTTGGATCAGATCCATTGCTAGACTGTCAAAATGGACTAGTGTAAACAGGTATGatgaatgatttattttctgtttttctgtcctgaaaGGATGCTCTTGGGTTTGGAGCCGCTGAAAGGAAGTAGAGGTAGAAGCGTGGGATAGGATGCTTCACCTCCTGCTTGCCACGTATATTCTCTTTAAACTCCTATCCCAGACCAGAAACAGCCAGATGGCCACAGAAATGATAAGGAGAGACATCCTAAAAACTAAATGGAAATGTGTAGCTTGCTGTAGCTGAGAATGTCACTGAGCTAACCATGCAGTAAGTTGTTTATTAATCAGATTTATTTCTACTGTATCTGAACCTAAAATTTTAACTTCTTAaattgagaaaattaaattatcctAATTAATATTCTAACAAAACTGGCTTTGGGAGTGTTTAGGTCATTGGGGAATTGATAATGCTTAGGGAGAGTCATTTCAGAACTCTGGCTGCCTCAGGTCATGTCACAGTTATGCACACTTGGAATGCTCTTCTGGCTGTTTATATCTATCAAATCCAAGCTAGTGCTTCTCAGGAATGCACAGATGTTTCTCAGGATGTATTAATTCCATTACTAAAATGtcagctttccattttcttgtatttcaacTGCAGATCAGATTGAGCTTTCAGAATTATAGTTCAAATACAGtacagagaatattttattacatataCTTAATCTGGCAGGGCTCTTGAGAAAACTGCTCAAGTAAAACCAATGAGCAGGTGCTAGATTGAAACCCAaattacaaaatactttttttgttgttgttgtttctaaGAAACAACTGATTCCTGGCAAGGTTTAAAATTGGCAAAGTTCAGCCGCTACAATCACAAGTATGAATTATGGAAAGCAAGAGACAGAATAGCACAAGAACCATCACATCACCTGTCACAGGACTGATACTGCAGCTGCCTCCAATGCAAACACAAGAACAAGCTGTGAACATCCACACAAACCGTCTTACCCAAAGGATTTGCATACTTCAAGATGGATGCAAAATCTTTCTTCTGGACTTTTGGAAGGCTTTTGATATAGTTTTTTGCCTTAAAAGAAACATGGATATTAAATTAGATCTTTGCTACCTCTGTAATGTGATAACATTAACTATATGCTTAATAGGTAACTCAACAATATTTTGACAGCAAATtgtacaaatgcattttttctgaTGCTATTCACCTTCTTCCtgaatggaattttttttaatcaagctTTAAAACCATGATTTAGAAATTACAATGGAAAGCTTTAATTATTAGTGCtccatttttaatatatttattcaaataaatatgTATGAATTATTTGAAAGAATGTCATAGTGAGTTTACAGCAATCTCTAGAAGTGAACCTTATACAGTAGTTCcttaatatttaaattgtaCAGTTAGTCTAATGAATAAATTTAGGTCCTTTATAGTAAGGGCTTCAGGATACTAGAAGGACACTAACGTAAGAACAGAAAGAGACATTTGCAAACAACCGGGTTTTCTGAATATCTTCATGCTTTCAGTAGCTTTACAATAAAAGTTGCAATGTATCAGCTCAGCTGTTTATATGGTAAACACTGGAATcttgaaatacataaataatgtTCTGATAACTTTCTGTCATTTCACCCCCCATCTCCAGTAGCTATTGTGGGTGCACAAAGCATTTCAAGGCAGAGAGGGACTATCAGGGACCATATCAGTAGTCAATACGTATTATCTCAGACTGTCAAAGAACTGAGTATGGcttaaagtaaaattaagaCATGGAAAACCAACTGACAAAGCAGAATACTCACATCTTGACTGTGCAATTTTTGAACAAAATCTTGAGTTGGTGTACctgttattttcattatttctgtgaGTTGGTCCAGATCTGAATACCAGAAATAAGGAACAAATTCTTTCACCATTAGAAAATTAAGCATCCTgcaaaaataatgcatttcttcGCTGTTGGAGAATAATGTAAAAATCTTAATTCAATGACTGAACAGAAGATTTATAAAGGATGAAAGTTCTccattttttcttagaaaaggcaaagaaaatatcCTATAATTTGGGAACACATAACTGAATCATCTGCAAAATTTTCTAATATTATCAGGcccattctgtatttttagataAAAATCAGTCCAAAAGTATTAGAGTATCTGAATAATCAATACATGTATTGcatgcacaaaaaaacccaaaaaacataGGTTTTCTATTACCACAGAGCCTTTTACTTGATGATTTGAGAGGTGACTCAAAGATCActtctactgaaaaaaatcagtaatacaAATTTTAATTGGCAGGTGTGCAAAAGTGGTACAGATATGAAAGAATGATTTAATGAGAAAGGTGCAAGGAATTTTACTATTAATATCAATTTATACTCATCAGTTTTTGAACACTTACTGTATCACATAAGAACCTCTCATAATTTTCTTACATCAGTATCATAAATTCACTGAAGGATACGATCATTTCCCTTGAACAGAGGTCTCCCCGTTATCATCTCAGCCATTATACAACCTACAGACCAGATGtcaactgaaaaaaagaccAAGAGGCACATTACCTTGTTCATTTAAATGTgcataaaatttaatttaaaacgTATTTTAAAGAAGTATAAAAATTACCTTTATAGCctgttataaaataaatgtgtgccTTGCCAAGTATGATGAATAGCACAAGTAAAACCACCAGACTTTCTAATGAGCAAACCGGAGATAATCTCATAATATGCAGAATGAGTTTCTCAGTAACAGGCAGAAGCACATGCGAAGCTTTCAAAAACTTCCATAGCTATCTTAGTGTTATTTGAATTCCCTCCATTTGCCATTTTCCCCTGTCTGAGTTAAAATCACCACACATTTAGAGGAACACAAGAACAGAGACCAGACCGTCACATCTgtataatttaaataatctttttctaATCACCTTGGCACTTTCTGTTACTCtcagaaaacataaataaaaaacccctaaactCATGATTACCTGCAATTTATCTACAAGGAAATTATGCATAATTATATTGTCATTTCCACCTCcaatttctctttaatttcagaaacaaagtCTTGTTTATGTATCACCTGATTCAGTGAATGCTTCAGCTCTGTTAAGATACTTCTAAAGAGACACTGACCTGTCTGAGTATAATGCATCCAGTTAAGTATGACCTCTGGGGCTCTGTACCATCTTGTAACCACATAGCCGGTCATCTCACTGTCTGTATGCCTTGCCAATCCAAAATCCAGAATCTGTAGTGGAAGCACAAAGAACATTCAGATCAGACAGCTCGTTATCTAGTTCATACAGTTCTTTAcaacttaaggaaaaaaaaattggagcaATCTGCAGAGATtagtttatttttgtatatttttctcattGAAGTGCcttgttctcattttaaaaatcaagacagAGGTAGCACAGAggtttgtataatttttttttaagttacataCTGCTATAGCACCATCAAAAGTTGTAAGaccatttaagaaaataataaattattaacttattaattaaaaagataCTGGACACATTCAATGCAAAAAATTCCCTGACCACAGAGTCACCATTGTATCAAGTTACAGCTAAAAGAACAGCACCCATTTTAGACAGTGTCAATTGCTCTTACGTCCCAGGTGGCACAATTATTCAAGACTGTGTTCCAACAAAATTCTGAAGTAAGAAGGTATTGTTATTTCTACTTTATGAGTAACTCATACAAAGGAAGATGTCCTCTAGGTCACACTGAAAATCTGCAACAAGAGTAGGGAATTACTATCACTTAGTCCCACCAAGTCTTCTCCAACCTCCAGCATCAACTACAGAGCAACCTTTTGTAAAAAATGCAAGATCAGTGCAATTTTGTTTAAAGTGCTATGCACAATTCAGCTTATTTCTAAGGTTCTCAGCTATTTCTCTCTAGATATAGCAATGTGTACAGCAGCAAGATTAAAACTGAATGTTATGGCCTTTTGTGAACTTCTACAAAATTTGCCTTAAGAAGGCCCACCTCTATGGACCATCAAAAGATGCAGCCAACAGCAAGAAAATTCCACTACTGGAACAACAATCTGTTTGTACTTATTGGAAAGTTCATGCTTCTAATAAAAAGTAGGAGGCTTGGGTAAGTAAAGTTCTATTGAAGATAAATCATGGTCACACACAGACAACTAAATATGAAGATTTGCATGACCAGCCAGAGGTTGCCATGTGAATCAGGCTGCACATGTTTATTGACAGGCAAGAGTTTTTACTAGGGACAGCTGAGCATTCTTATATCAAGAGTCATGTTTTTGTAATGCTCTCTGCAATTAAACATTCTAAAGTATTTCAGGATAGTTTCATCATTCCCTGGCACTAACAAAGAGGAAAGTTATATTTTCAGTCACAAATCAAGACTACAAAATGTTATGGCTTATCTTTATTGCCATACTTGAAATATCATTTCCGTGTTTTCCTCCTAACTACTGATTACCAAtcaatttaaaaacagaaatagaatGCAAAGggagacatttttatttgtactAATTGAATGCACTTGATTGTGGCTGATTCTTTGGGTACTGAAGGGTATATTTACTAGACTCAAAATATTTGTAGTGGCAAAATACACTTTTATATATGGCTTTCCAATTTATTCTACATATTCTACATATTCAGCACACATTATATTTTCCCAGTAAGATAGCAGGGAgggtggaagaaaaagaaaaaaaatttatgtaaTAGGTCAAAGCCAGATGTGGTACGGTCTATTCTGTCGCAGTCTTTTAGGCATTTTATCTACCAAGGCTTGAGACATGTAGAGTTGGAAACAGCTACAATACAATTTGGTTTTGTATATTTGTAAAAGTAGAAAATGACAGCAAGAATTTTTGTGTattatgttttaatttcatgatttattttcattcacaTGTTCATTAAGCTCAGGAACAAGCGTATCCTATTTGTACTTAATATTAACCTAGTACCATTTCAACAACTATCTTCATATAAAACTTTTATTCTCACTCTCTAATCTTCAACTTTTCAGCTGGAACTTCCACAGTAATTTTCAGAGCAAGtttgaaaatcctttttatAATTTGTGAGTTATGAAAGAATGAGCCAATTCCCCATAGCTCCTCAAGGATGGCTCCCCTTTGACTCAGCAAACTTAATTTTCCTAACTTGCTTCAGtaactgcagcaaaaataacTTGTAACTTTGAGACTACAGAAAGGGCAGTGATTTCCCCTCATGCACCCTGCACTGTCACTTTTCTGATACCTATGTAGGAGTTGAGAGCATCAGATGAAGGAGCCAGAGACCTCATTGTGAAAAACAGAACTAATAGCCTACTAATTAATTAGCCATTCAAGGAATTGTTCCAACTTGCCTACAGCCTCACTGTCACTGGAGTTGATGCAAGGAAAGCTGCCGAGTGCACAAACATGGGGGAAAATGGTTGGACTACCCCTGGCAACTTGATCCTGTGCCTGCATAAACTGACTTGGAGAGTGTGcggaaaaaaatgtgttaaatgAGCAGATACACATCAGGAGACTGTATTATGAAAGAATGTCTTAGACCTGGCCTGCATCTCAAAATATAATTGTGCagctgggggtgggagggaagacAACCATATACAACTGCTTTTTTtagattttcctcttttcccatcACCCTGGGATCCACTCACCATTTGGCCTACCTACAAGCCAGGAAAAGTCAATGGCTTTTTGTGTTAGATAGGAAAACTCTAAAATCACAGGAGCCTGGAACATTCAGGTCAGTCTCCAAAGACCAAAAAGTTGTATTACAATGGCTACATGCAAGTATGTAGTTTGTATGCTGTATGCTAAAAAAAACTTTTGTAGTGCTTTACAtcaccttttattttattcaattgAGGGTGTCCTTCACAACCTTCGCTCTTCTGTATCTCCCACCTTGTAGAATTAGACTTTTCTATTTAttcaaagctgaaattctcaCATAACCAAATCACTCCCATAAACTCTTATGTCTCTTTTAGGGGGGAAACCCTGGCCATAAGATCTAATGTGTCCTTACACATCAGGACACAAAAGCCCCCATTCAAATTCCATGTTGTGAGGATGTACAGGCCAATTGTGATTCAAGAACAAAAAGCCTGGCCCAATGCTGAAACCAGCCAGCATGTCTACAGCTGCTGCACCTGTTGTCTTCTGTCTTCTAACACATCTGACTGGTTTTGCAAATAAACATACCTTACCTTCAATTCACAGTCTTCATTTACTGCCAAGTTTCCAGGCTTTAGATCCTGCAACCAAATTTGAAAtgaatgttaattttctttttattttacagaaagacAATAAAGTACTCattctttgccttctttctggttttatagTTTTTATGTAACTATTTTGAACAGCAACAGGTAAAATGATGTCATAACAAATAACACAAACAAGGACACAAACTTGCAtatgtttggcttttttccagTATCTTTTCTCCCcaagaaaaaccaaactgttttgtttgtttgtttgtttttctgctagAAGTCAGGAAAATACTTGCCACTGAAGGAATTCACTCATTTTTCTATGAGTGGGGTTTGGACATAAACCTGTTGCATTTAATAATAACACCACAAGGTTAACAATTCACATATATAGCTCTGGATTGTACATGTTGCATATCAAAATATGCATTATAAAGGTTCCTTACCCTGATAGAAGGAGTactgaaggaaacaaacaagATATTACATAAAACTCTAAGCTCTCTTCTCTGGAAAAATCAATTTCCTAAGAAAGTCAATAGAACTGCAACATGAAAAAAGTATTCCCTCAAGTCTCTTAAGCCACCTTAGGGACATCTAATGATGTTCCACAGTTGTAAAGTTTAGCAAAGGGAAGAGTACTGGCAAGGACTAAGATGATATTGCAACATcagtgacacacacacagagtcaaaaatacattttccttcagctttttcaaATCTTTGTTTGGTACACTTAAGCACAAGATCTTCAGAAGTATCTTCTCTCTGAACTTAAACAGGGATCCACCTGTTTTATACAGAGATGTTCTAAGAACAGAGGGGCCTTGGAGAGAAACAATTTGGTGCAAAAAACCATAATGAAACCAAGTTGTTCAAGGGTCCAGAGGGACCTTAAAAAAGACTAAGCAATGATAAGTTTAGCCCAtgatcccagcagctgcaaaaataaaaccataaataccttattttttcagtttgc encodes:
- the MAPK12 gene encoding mitogen-activated protein kinase 12 isoform X1 encodes the protein MSSPKNGFYRQEITKTLWEVRDRYRDLQPVGSGAYGAVCSAVDGRSGTKVAIKKLYRPFQSELFAKRAYRELRLLKHMKHENVIGILDVFTPDVTLEKFNDFYLVMPFMGTDLSKIMKHEKLTEDRIQFLVYQMLKGLKYIHSSGIIHRDLKPGNLAVNEDCELKILDFGLARHTDSEMTGYVVTRWYRAPEVILNWMHYTQTVDIWSVGCIMAEMITGRPLFKGNDHLDQLTEIMKITGTPTQDFVQKLHSQDAKNYIKSLPKVQKKDFASILKYANPLALNLLEKMLVLDAEKRVTAAEALMHPYFEPIHDPEEEIEAEKYDDTFDNMDLPLDEWKRITYKEILNFKPPQTSDSKETSV
- the MAPK12 gene encoding mitogen-activated protein kinase 12 isoform X2, whose translation is MASTGRRSPRPSGKCGTATGTCSLWGPAPTEPCAVDGRSGTKVAIKKLYRPFQSELFAKRAYRELRLLKHMKHENVIGILDVFTPDVTLEKFNDFYLVMPFMGTDLSKIMKHEKLTEDRIQFLVYQMLKGLKYIHSSGIIHRDLKPGNLAVNEDCELKILDFGLARHTDSEMTGYVVTRWYRAPEVILNWMHYTQTVDIWSVGCIMAEMITGRPLFKGNDHLDQLTEIMKITGTPTQDFVQKLHSQDAKNYIKSLPKVQKKDFASILKYANPLALNLLEKMLVLDAEKRVTAAEALMHPYFEPIHDPEEEIEAEKYDDTFDNMDLPLDEWKRITYKEILNFKPPQTSDSKETSV
- the MAPK12 gene encoding mitogen-activated protein kinase 12 isoform X3, giving the protein MSSPKNGFYRQEITKTLWEVRDRYRDLQPVGSGAYGAVCSAVDGRSGTKVAIKKLYRPFQSELFAKRAYRELRLLKHMKHENVIGILDVFTPDVTLEKFNDFYLVMPFMGTDLSKIMKHEKLTEDRIQFLVYQMLKGLKYIHSSGIIHRDLKPGNLAVNEDCELKILDFGLARHTDSEMTGYVVTRWYRAPEVILNWMHYTQTVDIWSVGCIMAEMITGRPLFKGNDHLDQLTEIMKITGTPTQDFVQKLHSQDAKNYIKSLPKVQKKDFASILKYANPLGKTVCVDVHSLFLCLHWRQLQYQSCDSSKPFGEDAGAGCREASHGS